One window of Oscillibacter hominis genomic DNA carries:
- a CDS encoding acyl-CoA carboxylase subunit beta — protein sequence MSTFGYSMPSYFQNMPQIGTALNAVNEENAKSLKDIESELEAKSEAALSAGRSDESLNAAGQMTARQRVKLLVDEGTWCPLNSLYNPGDNKDGSTGVITGLGKIHDKWAVIIASDNKKLAGAWVPGQALKLTRATDIAKQLRIPLVYVLNCSGVKLDEQEKVYAGRVGGGTPFYRHAELEQMGIPVIVGIYGTNPAGGGYHSISPTILIAHEKANMAVGGAGIVGGMNPKGYVDQEAAQALIDATVKAGKVDPPGAVHIHFGETGFFREVYAEEEGVLGAIKKYMDAIPAYNENFFRVDEPKQPAHTGEELYSRVPLNQRRAYDVREVLACLFDNSEFLEYKNGYGPEIVCGLAKVNGLLTGVITNYQGLIPNYPDYRGEGAMGVGGKLYRQGLIKMNEFVTMCGRDRLPIVWIQDTTGIDVGDPAEKAELLGLGQSLIYSIENSKVPQLEITLRKGTAAAHYVMGGPQGNNTNVFSLGTAATEVYVMHGETAAAAMYARRLVKDQKEGKDLEPTIEKMNKLIQDYTKNSRPDFCAKVGFVDEIVKLDELRRYICAFVGSAYQNPQSICPFHQMMTPRILRDWDNLKK from the coding sequence ATGAGCACATTCGGTTACTCGATGCCCTCCTATTTTCAGAACATGCCGCAGATCGGCACAGCTCTGAACGCGGTGAATGAGGAGAACGCAAAATCCCTGAAGGATATTGAAAGCGAGCTGGAGGCCAAGTCCGAGGCTGCCCTGAGCGCGGGCCGCTCCGACGAGTCCCTCAACGCCGCCGGCCAGATGACCGCCCGTCAGCGCGTCAAGCTGCTGGTGGACGAGGGCACCTGGTGCCCCCTGAACAGCCTCTACAATCCCGGCGACAACAAGGACGGCAGCACCGGCGTCATCACAGGCCTCGGCAAGATCCACGACAAGTGGGCCGTCATCATCGCCTCTGACAATAAGAAGCTGGCCGGCGCCTGGGTGCCTGGCCAGGCATTGAAGCTGACCCGCGCCACCGACATCGCCAAGCAGCTGCGCATCCCCCTGGTCTACGTCCTCAACTGCTCCGGCGTGAAGCTGGATGAGCAGGAGAAGGTCTACGCCGGCCGTGTGGGCGGCGGCACCCCCTTCTACCGCCATGCCGAGCTGGAGCAGATGGGTATCCCCGTCATCGTCGGCATCTACGGCACCAACCCCGCCGGCGGCGGCTACCACTCCATCAGCCCCACCATCCTGATCGCCCATGAAAAGGCCAACATGGCCGTGGGCGGCGCCGGCATCGTGGGCGGCATGAACCCCAAGGGCTATGTGGATCAGGAGGCCGCCCAGGCCCTGATCGATGCCACCGTCAAGGCCGGTAAGGTGGATCCTCCCGGAGCCGTACATATCCACTTTGGCGAGACCGGCTTCTTCCGCGAGGTCTATGCCGAGGAAGAGGGCGTTTTGGGCGCCATCAAGAAGTACATGGATGCCATCCCCGCCTACAACGAGAACTTCTTCCGCGTGGATGAGCCCAAGCAGCCCGCCCACACCGGTGAAGAGCTGTACTCCCGCGTGCCCCTGAACCAGCGCCGCGCCTACGACGTCCGTGAGGTGCTGGCCTGCCTCTTTGACAACAGCGAGTTTTTGGAGTACAAGAACGGCTACGGCCCCGAGATCGTCTGCGGCCTGGCCAAGGTCAACGGGCTTTTGACCGGCGTCATCACCAACTATCAGGGCCTGATCCCCAACTACCCCGACTACCGTGGTGAGGGTGCCATGGGCGTGGGTGGCAAGCTGTATCGCCAGGGCCTCATCAAGATGAACGAGTTCGTCACCATGTGCGGCCGTGACCGCCTGCCCATTGTGTGGATCCAGGATACCACCGGCATCGACGTGGGCGATCCCGCCGAGAAGGCCGAGCTGCTGGGCCTGGGCCAGTCTCTGATCTACTCCATCGAGAACTCCAAGGTGCCTCAGCTGGAGATCACCCTGCGCAAGGGCACCGCTGCCGCCCACTATGTCATGGGCGGCCCCCAGGGCAACAACACCAACGTGTTCAGCCTGGGTACCGCTGCCACCGAGGTCTACGTCATGCACGGCGAGACCGCTGCGGCCGCCATGTACGCGCGCCGTTTGGTGAAGGATCAGAAGGAGGGCAAGGACCTGGAGCCCACCATCGAAAAGATGAATAAGCTGATCCAGGATTACACCAAGAACTCCCGTCCCGACTTCTGCGCCAAGGTGGGCTTTGTGGATGAGATCGTAAAGCTGGATGAACTGCGCCGCTATATCTGCGCCTTCGTCGGCTCCGCCTATCAGAATCCCCAGTCCATCTGCCCCTTCCACCAGATGATGACGCCCCGCATTCTCCGGGACTGGGATAATCTGAAGAAATAA
- a CDS encoding S-layer homology domain-containing protein → MKRTWIGVVLILALMLPILSSAAQASGGVLLALGDSITTGYGLADDAEQCRSLSFAARAAEELGLAWDNRAVNGADTADLRALVEGGTIDDAVESAAAISITIGGNDLANLLLERVSAGLGESVWEAQTRLMGGDAQAIQVAAAILLNFIRPENNADRQALQSALERCRENLSAAVAALRAKNPWAPVVVATQYHPYRWMEEGLFLQLAREAGLCVQRLNEVIRSMDGIWIADAYSAFDASAERLCNASLSPLNLDFHPNDAGHQVLAEQLVAVLRPFSDVAFDAWCAGEVRFVSARGWMNGRTDGTFGPGDAVTRAQMAVVLWRMSGAPAPRNGAALSDLPAWCAGAVSWAMEQGIVTGYEDGSFRPDQSLTREQLSAMLYRWKGGPEFRGNLSGFPDGEAASPYAVPALGWAVEEGILRGDKQGMLRPGDMVRRDQLAVILFRCAQTHAVL, encoded by the coding sequence ATGAAGAGAACTTGGATCGGGGTGGTTTTGATCCTCGCCCTAATGCTGCCGATACTGTCCTCCGCCGCGCAGGCGTCAGGCGGCGTCCTGCTGGCCCTTGGGGACAGCATTACCACCGGGTATGGGCTTGCCGATGACGCGGAGCAGTGCCGCAGCCTGTCCTTTGCCGCCCGGGCGGCGGAGGAACTGGGCCTTGCCTGGGACAACCGGGCCGTGAACGGCGCAGACACCGCAGACCTGAGGGCGCTGGTGGAGGGCGGAACGATAGATGACGCGGTGGAAAGCGCCGCCGCCATCTCCATTACAATCGGCGGGAACGATTTGGCCAATCTCTTGCTGGAACGGGTGTCGGCCGGCCTGGGCGAATCGGTCTGGGAGGCCCAGACCCGGCTGATGGGCGGGGACGCCCAAGCCATCCAGGTCGCGGCGGCGATCCTGCTCAACTTCATCCGCCCGGAGAACAATGCGGACCGGCAGGCCCTCCAATCGGCGCTGGAGCGCTGCCGGGAGAACCTGTCTGCCGCCGTGGCCGCGCTGCGGGCGAAAAACCCTTGGGCCCCTGTAGTGGTGGCCACTCAGTACCACCCTTATCGGTGGATGGAAGAGGGACTGTTTCTCCAGCTGGCCAGGGAGGCGGGGCTGTGCGTCCAGCGCCTCAACGAGGTGATCCGGAGCATGGACGGCATATGGATTGCCGATGCGTACAGCGCCTTTGATGCATCGGCGGAGCGGTTGTGCAATGCCTCGCTCAGCCCCCTGAACCTGGACTTCCATCCCAATGATGCGGGGCATCAGGTGTTGGCGGAGCAGCTTGTGGCCGTGCTGAGGCCCTTTTCGGACGTGGCGTTTGACGCCTGGTGCGCCGGGGAGGTCCGCTTTGTCAGCGCTCGGGGCTGGATGAACGGCAGGACGGACGGAACCTTTGGACCAGGGGATGCGGTGACCAGGGCCCAGATGGCCGTGGTATTGTGGCGGATGTCGGGCGCACCGGCACCCCGGAACGGGGCGGCGCTTTCCGATCTGCCGGCCTGGTGCGCCGGGGCTGTCTCCTGGGCCATGGAGCAGGGGATTGTCACCGGCTATGAGGACGGCTCTTTCCGGCCGGATCAGAGCCTCACCCGGGAGCAGCTTTCCGCCATGCTGTACCGATGGAAAGGCGGCCCGGAGTTCCGGGGAAACCTGAGTGGCTTTCCGGATGGCGAAGCGGCCTCTCCCTACGCCGTGCCTGCCTTGGGATGGGCCGTGGAAGAGGGAATCCTTCGGGGCGATAAACAGGGGATGCTCCGCCCGGGGGACATGGTCCGGCGGGACCAGCTGGCGGTGATCCTGTTCCGCTGCGCCCAAACGCATGCGGTTCTATAG
- a CDS encoding helix-turn-helix transcriptional regulator has translation MMQLPAFYLKMSRDDSWYMDRPHFHESVEFLLPVSSGDQLFVENEAYPLRPTVLFVLPDATLHKTLASKPYKRFVLHVPVQTLDFLSTSQTNLSERIHNTQYMVELGDRAEYFRDLLGQLEKRCEAHSMEFGADIEELFLLTKFLIEALSLAKPRKREPELPKHSMKSNSLQISAVLDYLQEHMTEKLTLDQIASEFYISKYHLSHCFKAATGFSVMEYLISSRILKARLLLQDGVRVQAAGEAVGFQSNEHFIRTFTSMTGISPKQYARQFSEGDRQ, from the coding sequence ATGATGCAATTGCCGGCCTTTTACCTGAAGATGAGCCGGGATGACTCCTGGTATATGGATCGGCCGCATTTTCATGAAAGCGTGGAGTTTCTGCTGCCGGTGTCCAGCGGGGATCAGCTGTTTGTGGAGAATGAGGCGTACCCGCTGCGGCCGACGGTGCTGTTTGTCCTGCCGGATGCCACGCTCCACAAGACGCTGGCCTCAAAGCCCTATAAGCGGTTTGTGCTCCATGTGCCGGTGCAGACCCTGGATTTTTTATCCACCTCCCAGACCAACCTCAGTGAGCGCATCCATAACACCCAGTATATGGTGGAGTTAGGCGACCGGGCGGAGTACTTCCGGGACCTTTTGGGCCAGCTGGAGAAGCGGTGCGAGGCCCACAGTATGGAATTCGGCGCGGACATCGAGGAGCTTTTTTTACTGACCAAGTTTTTGATAGAGGCGCTGAGCCTGGCCAAGCCCCGGAAAAGGGAGCCGGAGCTCCCCAAGCACAGCATGAAGAGCAACTCCCTCCAGATCAGCGCTGTGCTGGACTACCTCCAGGAGCATATGACGGAGAAGCTGACGCTGGATCAGATCGCCTCGGAATTCTATATCAGCAAGTACCACCTGAGCCATTGCTTCAAGGCTGCCACCGGGTTTTCGGTCATGGAATACCTCATCAGCAGCCGGATCCTCAAGGCGCGGCTGCTCCTCCAGGACGGCGTCCGGGTCCAGGCGGCCGGAGAGGCGGTGGGCTTTCAGAGCAACGAGCACTTTATCCGGACCTTTACCTCCATGACCGGGATTTCCCCCAAGCAGTACGCCCGGCAGTTCTCCGAGGGAGACAGACAGTAG
- the hgdC gene encoding (R)-2-hydroxyglutaryl-CoA dehydratase activase HgdC, with translation MYTMGIDVGSTASKCIVLKDGHEIVGKSLVSVGAGTSGPARAIREVLENCNMKREDMGYVLATGYGRNSLEGIADQQMSELSCHARGAYFLFPKVRTVIDIGGQDVKILEIENGMMVNFAMNDKCAAGTGRFLDVMARVLEVKVEDLAPLGAQSTVEVGISSTCTVFAESEVISQLAKGTDKRDIINGIHRSVASRVVGLAHRIGVRDEVVMTGGVAQNYGVVNALQKELGHEIHTSPLTQYNGALGAALFAYQRYQKEQEA, from the coding sequence ATGTATACAATGGGAATCGATGTGGGTTCCACCGCCTCCAAATGCATTGTACTGAAGGATGGGCATGAGATTGTGGGCAAGTCCCTGGTCTCGGTGGGCGCCGGCACCAGCGGCCCGGCCCGTGCCATTCGCGAGGTGTTGGAAAACTGCAATATGAAGCGTGAGGATATGGGCTATGTGCTGGCCACCGGTTATGGCCGCAATTCGCTGGAGGGCATCGCCGACCAGCAGATGAGCGAGCTGAGCTGCCACGCGCGCGGCGCCTATTTCCTCTTTCCGAAGGTGCGTACGGTCATTGATATCGGCGGACAGGACGTGAAAATCCTGGAGATTGAAAACGGCATGATGGTGAACTTTGCCATGAACGACAAGTGCGCCGCCGGAACCGGCCGCTTTTTGGATGTGATGGCCCGGGTGCTGGAGGTGAAGGTGGAGGATTTGGCCCCTCTGGGCGCCCAGTCCACCGTGGAGGTGGGCATCAGCTCCACCTGCACCGTCTTTGCCGAGAGCGAGGTCATCAGCCAGCTGGCCAAGGGCACCGACAAGCGGGATATCATCAACGGCATCCACCGCAGTGTGGCCAGCCGCGTGGTGGGCCTGGCCCACCGCATCGGTGTGCGGGACGAGGTGGTCATGACCGGCGGTGTGGCCCAGAACTACGGTGTGGTCAACGCCCTGCAAAAAGAGCTGGGCCACGAAATCCACACCTCGCCCCTGACCCAGTACAACGGTGCGCTGGGGGCCGCATTGTTTGCCTATCAGCGCTATCAAAAGGAGCAGGAGGCGTGA
- the gctB gene encoding glutaconate CoA-transferase subunit B — MSEYSNYTKQEMQAYAIAKNIQENQIVIVGTGLPLIGASLAKRVVCPSCHPIVESGLMDCAPIEVPRSVGDNRFMAHCAVQWPNIRFIGFEANEWLHNEDRLIAFIGGAQIDPYGNVNSTSIGDYHNPKTRFTGSGGANGIATYCNTIIMMQHQKRRFMDKIDYITSCGWMDGPGGRERAGLPGNRGPQMVVTDLGIMKFDEDTKRMYLAYYYPFSSPEMVQENTGFEVDVSRAQLMDGPSEEIIRVIREEIDPGQVFIKLPKKK; from the coding sequence ATGTCTGAATACAGCAATTATACAAAACAAGAAATGCAGGCATACGCCATTGCTAAAAATATCCAGGAGAACCAGATCGTCATTGTCGGCACCGGCCTGCCCCTGATCGGCGCCTCTTTGGCCAAGCGGGTGGTCTGCCCCTCCTGCCATCCCATCGTGGAGAGCGGCCTGATGGACTGCGCTCCCATCGAAGTGCCCCGCAGCGTGGGCGACAACCGCTTCATGGCCCACTGCGCCGTGCAGTGGCCCAACATCCGCTTCATCGGCTTTGAGGCCAATGAGTGGCTCCACAACGAAGACCGTCTGATTGCCTTCATCGGCGGCGCCCAGATCGACCCCTACGGCAACGTGAACTCCACCAGCATCGGCGACTACCACAACCCCAAGACCCGGTTCACCGGCTCCGGCGGCGCCAACGGAATCGCTACATACTGCAACACCATCATCATGATGCAGCACCAGAAGCGCCGCTTCATGGATAAGATCGACTACATCACCAGCTGCGGCTGGATGGACGGCCCCGGCGGACGTGAGCGCGCCGGCCTGCCCGGCAACCGCGGCCCCCAGATGGTGGTCACTGACCTTGGCATCATGAAGTTTGACGAGGACACCAAGCGCATGTACCTGGCCTATTACTATCCGTTCTCCTCCCCTGAGATGGTTCAGGAGAACACCGGGTTCGAGGTGGACGTCTCCCGTGCCCAGTTGATGGACGGCCCCAGCGAGGAGATCATCCGCGTCATCCGCGAGGAGATCGACCCCGGTCAGGTCTTCATCAAGCTGCCGAAGAAGAAATAA
- a CDS encoding OadG family protein produces the protein MSGIESLGVSLVSMGIVFTGLIILMVILKLFPLVFRVKAAPEQAGKTDTDDGELIAILTAAIYAFEQKRKANPMVRSGGDTYRAVATDIVVTDPMVRDCVHVNQD, from the coding sequence ATGTCCGGTATAGAGTCACTGGGCGTATCTCTCGTCAGTATGGGTATCGTCTTTACCGGCTTGATCATTCTGATGGTCATTCTAAAACTGTTCCCCCTTGTCTTCCGCGTCAAGGCGGCGCCGGAGCAGGCCGGGAAGACGGATACCGACGACGGTGAGCTGATTGCGATCCTGACGGCCGCGATCTACGCCTTTGAGCAAAAGAGAAAAGCCAACCCCATGGTCCGCAGCGGCGGAGATACCTATCGCGCTGTTGCAACCGACATTGTTGTAACCGATCCTATGGTGCGTGACTGTGTGCACGTGAATCAGGACTAA
- the hgdB gene encoding (R)-2-hydroxyglutaryl-CoA dehydratase subunit beta, translating into MSIDTLVQEFSQIAANPKAQLEAYKKQGKKCIGVMPYYAPEELVDAAGMVPFGMWGSNDKTISRAKEYCATFYCTIAQLDLEMLLDGTMDLLDGVITPTICDTLRPMSQNIRVAMSEKLPCIFLAHPQYRRPEFGLKFCVDQYTNVRTELEKIAGAPIADEAILNSIKVYNKSRAARREFAKLANEHCDVITPTKRSAVLKAAWFMPKAEYTEKLQQLNSELKALPVCKWKGTKVVTSGIICDNPKLLEIFEENNIAIAADDVAHESRAFRVDAPESGDPILALAHQFADQDYDVLLYDEHSSENRRGEFVANLVKESGAQGLVLFMQQFCDPEEMEYPYLKKALDSAGIPHIKLGVDQQMRDFGQARTAIQAFADVISL; encoded by the coding sequence ATGAGTATTGATACTTTGGTTCAGGAGTTCAGCCAGATTGCGGCCAACCCCAAGGCCCAGCTGGAAGCCTATAAAAAGCAGGGCAAAAAGTGCATCGGCGTGATGCCCTACTATGCCCCCGAGGAACTGGTGGATGCCGCCGGCATGGTGCCCTTCGGCATGTGGGGCAGCAACGACAAGACCATCAGCCGCGCCAAGGAATACTGCGCCACCTTCTACTGCACCATCGCCCAGCTGGATTTGGAGATGCTGTTAGACGGCACCATGGACCTTTTGGACGGCGTCATCACCCCCACCATCTGCGATACCCTGCGCCCCATGAGCCAGAACATCCGCGTGGCCATGAGCGAGAAGCTGCCCTGCATTTTCCTGGCCCATCCCCAGTACCGCAGGCCCGAGTTCGGCCTGAAGTTCTGCGTGGACCAGTACACCAACGTCCGCACCGAGCTGGAGAAGATTGCCGGCGCGCCCATTGCGGACGAGGCGATCCTCAACTCCATCAAGGTCTATAACAAGAGCCGCGCCGCCCGCCGTGAGTTTGCCAAACTGGCCAACGAGCATTGCGACGTCATCACCCCCACCAAGCGCAGCGCCGTTTTGAAGGCCGCCTGGTTCATGCCCAAGGCGGAGTACACAGAAAAGCTCCAGCAGCTCAACAGCGAGCTGAAGGCCCTGCCCGTGTGCAAGTGGAAGGGCACCAAGGTGGTCACCTCCGGCATCATCTGCGACAACCCCAAGCTGCTGGAAATCTTTGAGGAGAACAACATCGCCATTGCCGCCGACGACGTGGCCCACGAGAGCCGCGCCTTCCGTGTGGACGCTCCCGAGTCCGGCGATCCCATCCTGGCGCTGGCGCATCAGTTTGCCGATCAGGACTATGACGTGCTGCTCTACGACGAGCACTCCAGCGAGAACCGCCGGGGCGAGTTCGTGGCCAACCTGGTCAAAGAGAGCGGGGCCCAGGGCCTGGTGCTGTTCATGCAGCAGTTCTGCGATCCCGAGGAGATGGAGTACCCCTACCTGAAGAAGGCCCTGGACAGCGCCGGCATCCCCCACATCAAGCTGGGCGTGGATCAGCAGATGCGCGATTTCGGCCAGGCCCGGACCGCCATCCAGGCATTTGCCGACGTGATCTCCCTGTAA
- a CDS encoding biotin/lipoyl-containing protein has translation MRAYTITVNGKTYDVEVAEKEVDGGVQIQKVTPVAAAPKAAAPAPAAAPAPAAAPAAPKAAAPAGGAGVLTAPMVGKVLSIPVKEGDAVKAGQVVLTFEAMKMENEVMAPAAGTVQKVFVSVGADLEAGQQLVQIG, from the coding sequence ATGAGAGCTTATACCATTACTGTCAATGGCAAGACCTATGACGTCGAGGTGGCTGAGAAGGAAGTCGACGGCGGCGTCCAGATCCAGAAAGTGACCCCCGTGGCTGCCGCCCCCAAGGCCGCCGCTCCTGCTCCCGCCGCGGCTCCCGCACCTGCGGCCGCCCCTGCCGCTCCCAAGGCCGCCGCTCCCGCCGGCGGCGCCGGCGTCCTGACCGCCCCCATGGTGGGCAAGGTGCTGAGCATCCCCGTCAAGGAGGGTGACGCGGTGAAGGCCGGCCAGGTGGTGCTGACTTTCGAGGCCATGAAGATGGAGAACGAGGTCATGGCCCCCGCCGCTGGAACCGTGCAGAAGGTTTTTGTCAGCGTCGGCGCCGACCTGGAGGCCGGCCAGCAGCTGGTGCAGATCGGCTGA
- the hgdA gene encoding (R)-2-hydroxyglutaryl-CoA dehydratase subunit alpha (The alpha subunit (HgdA) and beta subunit (HgdB) together are called component D of (R)-2-hydroxyglutaryl-CoA dehydratase, a key enzyme for glutamate fermentation. This oxygen-sensitive enzyme can perform a large number of turnovers after activation by HgdC, which requires a hydrolysis of ATP and transfers a single electron to the dehydratase.), giving the protein MAKTVSPGVAALRKVVDDVHADARKAHAEGKLVGWSSSKFPCELAEAFDLNVMYPENQAAGIAANRDGELMCQAAEDLGFDNDICGYARISLAYAAGKRASRKVDLETGEYVINPNSGKPLKDENGNVVIDPETGKPKKDPKTMQPYTVLDDIYEIEALPEGREKELRKAAIKPYRQMQIPQPDFVLCCNNICNCMTKWYENIARMRNIPLIMIDIPYNNTVDVHDSNVAYVRAQFDNAIHELEKLTGKKFDEKKFEQACANANRTASAWLRVCDYLQYKPAPYSGFDLFNHMADIVTARGKVEAAEAFELLEKDLAEAVKTGSTTTPFPEKYRVMFEGIPCWPKLPNLFKPLKANGVNVTAVVYAPAFGFVYNNIDEMARAYYKAPNSVCIEQGVDWREGICRDNKVDGVLVHYNRSCKPWSGYMAEMQRRFTADLGVPCAGFDGDQADPRNFNEAQYETRVQGLVEAMEAMKDKKAKEENA; this is encoded by the coding sequence ATGGCAAAAACAGTTAGCCCCGGCGTAGCTGCGCTGCGCAAGGTGGTGGATGACGTTCATGCAGACGCCCGTAAAGCCCATGCGGAGGGTAAGTTGGTAGGCTGGTCCAGTTCCAAGTTCCCCTGTGAGCTGGCGGAGGCCTTTGACCTGAACGTCATGTACCCGGAGAATCAGGCCGCCGGCATCGCCGCCAACCGCGACGGCGAGCTCATGTGCCAGGCCGCCGAGGACCTGGGCTTTGACAACGATATCTGCGGCTACGCCCGCATCTCTTTGGCCTATGCCGCCGGAAAGCGCGCGTCCCGCAAGGTGGACCTGGAGACCGGCGAGTACGTCATCAACCCCAACAGCGGCAAGCCCCTCAAGGACGAGAACGGCAACGTGGTCATCGACCCCGAGACCGGCAAGCCCAAGAAAGACCCCAAGACCATGCAGCCCTATACCGTGCTGGATGACATTTATGAGATCGAGGCGCTGCCTGAGGGCCGGGAGAAGGAGCTGCGCAAGGCGGCCATCAAGCCTTACCGCCAGATGCAGATTCCCCAGCCCGATTTCGTGCTCTGCTGCAACAACATCTGCAACTGCATGACCAAGTGGTATGAAAATATTGCCCGGATGCGCAACATCCCCCTGATCATGATTGACATCCCCTACAACAACACCGTGGATGTACATGATTCCAACGTGGCCTATGTCCGCGCCCAGTTTGACAATGCCATTCACGAGCTGGAGAAGCTGACCGGCAAGAAGTTCGACGAGAAGAAGTTCGAGCAGGCCTGCGCCAACGCCAACCGCACCGCCAGCGCCTGGCTCCGGGTGTGCGACTACTTACAGTACAAGCCCGCTCCCTACAGCGGCTTTGACCTCTTCAACCACATGGCGGATATCGTCACCGCCCGCGGCAAGGTGGAGGCAGCCGAGGCCTTTGAGCTGCTGGAGAAGGATCTGGCCGAGGCGGTCAAGACCGGGAGCACCACCACGCCCTTCCCCGAGAAGTACCGCGTCATGTTCGAGGGCATCCCCTGCTGGCCCAAGCTGCCCAACCTGTTCAAGCCCCTGAAGGCCAACGGCGTCAACGTCACCGCTGTGGTGTACGCACCGGCCTTCGGCTTTGTCTACAACAACATCGACGAGATGGCCCGTGCCTACTACAAGGCCCCCAACAGCGTCTGCATCGAGCAGGGCGTGGATTGGCGCGAGGGCATCTGCCGGGACAACAAGGTGGACGGTGTTCTGGTCCACTACAACCGCTCCTGCAAGCCCTGGTCCGGCTACATGGCCGAGATGCAGCGCCGCTTCACCGCGGACTTGGGTGTGCCCTGCGCCGGTTTTGACGGCGACCAGGCCGACCCCCGCAACTTCAACGAGGCCCAGTACGAGACCCGCGTGCAGGGCCTGGTGGAGGCCATGGAGGCCATGAAAGACAAGAAAGCCAAGGAGGAGAATGCGTGA
- the gctA gene encoding glutaconate CoA-transferase subunit A: MGKVCTLSEAIAKYVNSGDTISFGGFTTNRKPYAAVYEILRQGQKDFTVWAGPAGGDWDMLIGEGRVKAYINCYTANSGFTNVSRRFRAAIESGKLTYEDYSQDVLMLQLHAASLGLPFLPVRLMQGSGLTEFWGISKEKRAELDTVDNDKFVMVDNPFNPGEKVVAVPVPKLDTAIIHVQKASPDGTCIIEGDEFHDVDIAIAAKKTIVTCEELVSDEYIRRDPTLTRIFGECVCAVVHAPYGAWPAQCYGYYDDDPDALVEYDKASKYQDAEDAKAQLAKAADKAEKAAAKNPDDAKAAEAAVKARKAAQAAADGTAIPETFQDFLNKWVYSAKDHDELLDKIGGSRLMKLKNVPGLGYAGKIQ, from the coding sequence ATGGGAAAAGTATGCACACTTTCCGAAGCAATCGCAAAGTACGTCAACAGCGGCGATACCATTAGCTTCGGCGGTTTCACCACGAACCGCAAGCCCTATGCGGCGGTCTACGAAATTCTCCGCCAGGGCCAGAAGGACTTCACTGTCTGGGCCGGCCCTGCCGGCGGTGACTGGGATATGCTGATCGGCGAAGGCCGTGTCAAGGCATACATCAACTGCTACACCGCCAACTCCGGCTTCACCAACGTGTCCCGCCGGTTCCGCGCGGCCATTGAGTCCGGCAAGCTGACCTATGAAGACTACAGCCAGGACGTGCTGATGCTTCAGCTGCACGCTGCGTCTTTGGGTCTGCCCTTCCTGCCCGTGCGCCTGATGCAGGGCTCCGGCCTGACGGAGTTCTGGGGCATCAGCAAGGAAAAGCGCGCTGAGCTGGACACCGTGGACAACGACAAGTTCGTCATGGTCGACAACCCCTTCAACCCCGGTGAAAAGGTTGTGGCCGTGCCTGTGCCCAAGCTGGATACCGCCATCATCCACGTTCAGAAGGCCTCCCCCGACGGCACCTGCATCATCGAGGGCGACGAGTTCCACGATGTGGACATCGCCATTGCCGCCAAGAAGACCATCGTCACCTGTGAGGAGCTGGTCTCCGACGAGTACATCCGCCGCGACCCCACCCTGACCCGCATCTTCGGCGAGTGCGTGTGCGCCGTGGTCCACGCCCCCTACGGCGCATGGCCCGCCCAGTGCTACGGCTATTATGACGACGACCCCGACGCCCTGGTGGAGTATGACAAGGCCTCCAAGTATCAGGATGCCGAGGACGCCAAGGCCCAGCTGGCCAAGGCCGCGGACAAGGCGGAGAAGGCCGCTGCCAAGAACCCCGATGACGCCAAGGCCGCTGAGGCTGCCGTCAAGGCCAGAAAGGCCGCTCAGGCTGCCGCCGACGGCACCGCCATCCCTGAGACCTTCCAGGATTTCCTGAACAAGTGGGTGTACAGTGCGAAGGATCACGACGAACTGCTGGATAAAATCGGCGGTTCCCGGCTGATGAAGCTGAAGAACGTCCCCGGCCTGGGTTATGCCGGTAAGATTCAGTAA